A window of Rhododendron vialii isolate Sample 1 chromosome 13a, ASM3025357v1 contains these coding sequences:
- the LOC131312737 gene encoding monocopper oxidase-like protein SKU5, whose product MLSVQPTSRRCFYFHCLIGLFTVALAGDPYVFYDWTVSYLTASPLGVKQQVIGIEGQFPGPILNVTTNWNVVVNVKNNLNEPFLLTWNGIQQRKNSWQDGVSGTNCPIPAGWNWTYQFQVKDQIGSFFYFPSLNFQRAAGGYGGIIINNRDVIPLPFGTPDGDITLLISDWYIKSHDKLRKHVEDGVGLGAPDGVLFNGLGPYRYDESLVPNGISYEIINVEPGKTYRFRVHNVGISTSLNFRIQNHNLLLVETEGSYTVQQNYANMDVHVGQSFSFLVTMDQNATSDYYIVASSRFVNSSASARAAGVAILHYSNSQGPASGPLPDPPNDFDSFFSMNQARSIRWNVSAGAARPNPQGSFKYGDITVTEVFVIVNRPAELIDRKWRTTLNGISYLAPATPLKLAQQFNILGVYKLDFPNRLMNRPPKVDTSIINGTYKGFFEIIFQNNDSSVQNYHMDGYAFFVVGMDYGVWTENSRSTYNKWDGVARSTTQVFPGAWTAILVYLDNAGIWNLRAENLDSWYLGQEVYVSVVNPEIEVDTEIPLPGNTIYCGLLSSLQKGQAQRFKFSGAQSVAKPSRTVLVALFIALLGAFLR is encoded by the exons ATGCTCTCCGTCCAACCGACTTCTCGCCGCTGCTTTTACTTCCATTGCTTGATCGGCTTGTTTACAGTTGCTTTAGCTGGAGATCCATACGTATTCTACGATTGGACTGTCTCTTACCTGACTGCCTCCCCACTCGGGGTTAAACAACAG GTGATTGGAATTGAAGGACAATTTCCCGGACCCATTCTCAATGTCACCACAAACTGGAATGTTGTTGTCAATGTCAAGAATAATCTCAACGAGCCATTTCTTCTCACATG GAATGGCATACAACAGAGGAAAAACTCATGGCAGGATGGTGTCTCAGGGACTAATTGTCCTATTCCTGCTGGCTGGAATTGGACATATCAATTTCAGGTTAAAGACCAGATAGGGAGTTTCTTTTACTTTCCTTCTCTAAACTTCCAAAGAGCCGCTGGTGGATATGGAGGAATAATCATCAACAACAGAGACGTCATACCACTACCGTTCGGAACTCCAGATGGGGATATCACTCTCTTGATTAGTGACTGGTACATAAAGAGTCATGAT AAACTAAGGAAGCATGTTGAAGATGGGGTTGGCCTTGGAGCTCCTGATGGTGTCCTCTTTAACGGACTAGGTCCATATCGCTATGATGAGTCACTGGTGCCTAATGGTATCTCTTACGAGATAATAAATGTTGAACCAG GCAAAACATACCGCTTCCGGGTACATAATGTTGGCATCTCCAcaagtttgaattttagaatCCAGAATCATAACTTGCTTCTGGTAGAGACTGAAGGATCATATACAGTTCAGCAGAACTATGCGAACATGGATGTTCATGTGGGTCAATCATTCTCATTCTTGGTCACAATGGATCAAAATGCCACCAGTGATTATTACATCGTTGCCAGTTCCCGGTTTGTAAATTCATCTGCTTCAGCTAGAGCTGCAGGAGTTGCTATCTTGCACTACTCCAACTCTCAGGGGCCTGCTTCAGGTCCTCTTCCAGATCCCCCTAATGATTTCGACTCATTTTTTTCAATGAATCAAGCAAGATCCATAAG atgGAATGTTTCTGCTGGTGCTGCTCGCCCGAACCCTCAGGGGTCATTCAAATATGGTGATATTACTGTGACTGAAGTGTTTGTGATCGTTAATAGACCTGCAGAACTCATCGATAGAAAATGGCGTACTACGCTTAATGGAATTTCTTATTTAGCACCTGCAACACCTCTGAAGCTTGCTCAGCAATTCAACATTCTTGGAGTTTACAAGCTTGATTTCCCTAATAGATTGATGAACAGACCTCCGAAAGTTGACACATCTATCATTAACGGCACATACAAAGGTTTCTTTGAAATCATATTCCAAAACAATGATTCGTCTGTTCAAAATTACCATATGGACGGCTATGCATTCTTTGTTGTGGG CATGGATTATGGAGTGTGGACAGAGAACAGCAGAAGCACTTACAACAAATGGGATGGCGTTGCTCGCTCCACTACTCAG GTATTCCCTGGAGCTTGGACTGCTATTTTAGTTTACCTTGACAATGCTGGCATTTGGAATCTCCGTGCGGAGAACCTGGACTCGTGGTACCTAGGCCAAGAAGTATATGTGAGCGTGGTGAATCCGGAGATCGAAGTTGATACTGAGATTCCGTTGCCTGGAAACACCATCTACTGTGGCCTGCTCTCATCCTTACAGAA GGGCCAGGCTCAGAGATTCAAGTTCTCTGGTGCGCAATCTGTTGCAAAACCAAGCAGAACAGTTCTGGTTGCACTTTTCATAGCTTTGCTTGGAGCTTTCCTCAGGTAG